The window CGCGCGCCACCGGATGCCGTTCGCACCTCCCTTCAGGCAGGCCGCGGTCCGGGACGGATTCAAGGCCTGGACCGCCGGCGAGGCACGACGACTCGTCACCACGGTGGTCGACGACAGCCGAGCCGACCTACGAGCAGTTCTGGCCGGACCACTGGCGGTGTCGGTAATCACCCGGGCCCTGGGACTGGTCGGGACCGACCCTGCTCGGGTGCTGGCGTGGTACAGGGCCATCGTCGCCGGCGTCGAGGGTGTGAACGCCGGCCGTGATGTCGGCCGGGGCACCCGTCTGGCGGTGGCCGACCTTCGCAGGGCCGTGGACAGGACGGTTGGGGAATCGGCCGGCTCGCTGCTGGCCGAGGTGGCCTACGAGGGCTCGCTCACCCCCGACGAGGTCTTCTCGAACACCGCCGTGCTCATGTTCGGGGCCATCGAGACATCAGAGGGGATGACGGCGAACGCCCTCGCCCACCTGATCGGCGATCCGTCCCAGCTGGCCGCGGTCGCCTACGACCGGAACCTCGTACCCGACGCCGTGGAGGAGTCGCTCCGGATGGAGCCGGCGGCCACCCTGGTGGACCGCTACGCCACCCGTGAAGTCGACCTGCTGGAAGCGCGGATCGGTGTCGGTGACCTGGTGACGGTGTCCCTGGCCGGCGCCAACCGGGATCCGGTCGTGTTCGATGATCCCGACCGGTTCGACGTGAGGCGCCCGAACCTCCACCTGCAGCTGGCCTTCGTAAAGGGCCCGCACGTGTGCCTGGGCCTGCACCTGGCCAGGCTCCAGACGATCGCC of the Acidimicrobiales bacterium genome contains:
- a CDS encoding cytochrome P450, yielding MDVVDRSTGFPVGASVTLDDLTGYVHPHLARLRANEPVSWLPSLDGWLVTGRDAALSVLRDADTFTVDDPRFSTARVVGPSMLSTDGDEHARHRMPFAPPFRQAAVRDGFKAWTAGEARRLVTTVVDDSRADLRAVLAGPLAVSVITRALGLVGTDPARVLAWYRAIVAGVEGVNAGRDVGRGTRLAVADLRRAVDRTVGESAGSLLAEVAYEGSLTPDEVFSNTAVLMFGAIETSEGMTANALAHLIGDPSQLAAVAYDRNLVPDAVEESLRMEPAATLVDRYATREVDLLEARIGVGDLVTVSLAGANRDPVVFDDPDRFDVRRPNLHLQLAFVKGPHVCLGLHLARLQTIAAVDAVLDLLPGVRLDDGFEPARGLVFRKPAAVPVTWDPV